One Mercurialis annua linkage group LG3, ddMerAnnu1.2, whole genome shotgun sequence DNA window includes the following coding sequences:
- the LOC126672587 gene encoding uncharacterized protein LOC126672587, translated as MAANRVLSESELIVRRRSEAAQKLQGDSLPPSTIIRFPYIGEVDFGQFKDLTYLRELWFGMSVIERTDFENRYGWIAQLAYVPMVSSILTAMLHFWDPSYNCFTFGAIDMCPIMEEYRQLINTEPGVKMYAHNKDNQGKRQLARFIGVSTANVTSWETQGSKDIEIASFINFIRETPNPQSKLAMMALLIYGEIMFPKSDGVIDERVVVLFNEINHRVDPIMPILAETLRSLTNCREGKSTKFNGCAQLLIIWALNHFKCSQTFKIPRLNYRPCYSTMRNYVTEFVGIRWPERGPPKKHWIRFLLGITEQDVERLCPKSRNQSIIYACGDMAWVPLLEPWGDCLYTEYV; from the coding sequence ATGGCGGCAAATCGCGTGTTATCAGAATCAGAACTGATCGTCAGAAGAAGATCAGAGGCAGCCCAAAAGCTCCAAGGGGATTCTCTCCCGCCAAGTACTATTATACGATTCCCTTATATAGGTGAGGTCGATTTCGGTCAATTTAAAGATCTGACCTATTTAAGAGAATTATGGTTCGGCATGTCTGTCATAGAGAGAACCGACTTTGAAAATAGATATGGATGGATTGCACAGTTGGCATATGTTCCTATGGTGAGCAGCATACTCACAGCTATGTTACACTTTTGGGACCCATCATATAATTGTTTCACCTTCGGGGCAATTGACATGTGTCCCATTATGGAAGAGTACAGGCAACTCATCAATACTGAACCAGGTGTAAAAATGTACGCGCATAATAAGGATAATCAAGGGAAGAGACAATTGGCCAGATTTATAGGTGTCTCGACAGCTAATGTAACATCGTGGGAGACCCAGGGATCCAAGGATATAGAAATAGCATCATTCATCAACTTTATCCGAGAAACACCCAATCCTCAAAGCAAATTGGCTATGATGGCTCTCTTGATTTATGGGGAGATCATGTTTCCGAAAAGTGATGGAGTTATTGACGAAAGGGTTGTCGTCCtgtttaatgaaataaatcatcgCGTGGACCCGATTATGCCAATTCTAGCAGAAACATTAAGGTCACTTACCAACTGCAGGGAAGGTAAATCAACAAAGTTCAATGGATGTGCACAATTGCTGATCATTTGGGCTTTGAACCATTTCAAATGTTCTCAAACATTCAAAATTCCTCGCCTAAATTACAGACCTTGCTACTCAACAATGAGAAATTATGTGACCGAATTTGTAGGAATCCGCTGGCCAGAACGAGGTCCGCCTAAGAAGCATTGGATAAGATTCCTCTTGGGCATCACTGAACAGGATGTGGAAAGGTTGTGTCCCAAAAGCCGAAATCAGTCAATCATTTATGCTTGTGGAGATATGGCATGGGTTCCATTGCTAGAGCCATGGGGGGACTGCTTATACACCGAATATGTTTAG